The following is a genomic window from Inquilinus sp. Marseille-Q2685.
GCGAGCGGATCGACAACGCCGGGCTGAACTGCGTGCTCTCCAACAGCTTCGGCTTCGGCGGCACCAACGCGACGCTCGTCTTCAAGCGGTACGCTGCATGACCTCCTCTACGACCGAAAGCCGCGGCACCGGCCTGATGGCCGGCAAACGCGGCCTGATCATGGGCGTCGCCAACAACCACTCGATCGCCTGGGGCATCGCCTCGGTGCTGGCGCGCGAGGGGGCGGAGCTGGCCTTCACCTACCAGGGCGACGCCTTCCGCAAGCGGGTCGAGCCGCTGATCCAGTCGATCGGCGCCAGCTTCCTGGCGCCCTGCGACGTCGAGGACGAGGGCACGATCAACGCCCTGTTCGACCGGCTGGGCGCGGAATGGGGGTCGATCGACTTCCTGGTCCACGCCATCGCCTATTCCGACAAGGAAGAGCTGAAGGGCCGCTACCTCGACACCACGGCCGAGAACTTCAGCCGCACCATGCGGATCAGCTGCTACAGCTTCACCGCGCTGGCGAAGCGGGCGGCGGCGATCATGCCGGACGGCGGCAGCCTGCTGACGCTGACCTATCTCGGCGCCGAGCGGGTGATGCCGAACTACAACGTCATGGGCGTGGCC
Proteins encoded in this region:
- the fabI gene encoding enoyl-ACP reductase FabI, producing MTSSTTESRGTGLMAGKRGLIMGVANNHSIAWGIASVLAREGAELAFTYQGDAFRKRVEPLIQSIGASFLAPCDVEDEGTINALFDRLGAEWGSIDFLVHAIAYSDKEELKGRYLDTTAENFSRTMRISCYSFTALAKRAAAIMPDGGSLLTLTYLGAERVMPNYNVMGVAKAALEASVRYLAADLGPQGVRVNAISAGPMRTLAGSAIGDARYVFRFNQQNSPLRKNVTLDEVGGAALYLLGPLSTGVTGEVHHVDGGYHAIGMPAAPRNSEAAEA